A stretch of the Candidatus Thermoplasmatota archaeon genome encodes the following:
- a CDS encoding D-aminoacyl-tRNA deacylase gives MILIVISAQDEASLNIKDKILKLRAWKKADELYFYNELVLSTINDYHLYHNNIDLELKQKIGKNIEHVIFASKHKSETKLSTLSVHSIGNYGIAELGGKDRELVPASPHLKSEALRILAKKAKEKNLEYKISFEVTHHGPFLSTPSFFIEIGSDESAWKDGSAGEIIASTILEAVRNKQKYPIAVGVGGSHYAPRFTEVALTKKISFAHLVPSYQIGNLNDEMIDKLLKVSSAEVVYFHRKALNKEIYRKLEEIFTEKGMKVVREKDLEDL, from the coding sequence GTGATACTCATTGTAATTTCAGCTCAAGACGAAGCAAGTTTGAATATAAAAGATAAAATTCTAAAGCTAAGAGCTTGGAAAAAAGCTGACGAGCTTTATTTTTATAACGAGCTTGTTTTAAGCACAATAAACGATTACCATCTATATCATAACAATATAGATTTAGAATTAAAACAAAAAATTGGCAAGAATATTGAGCATGTAATATTCGCATCCAAGCATAAAAGTGAGACAAAGCTGTCTACACTAAGTGTTCATTCAATAGGTAATTATGGTATAGCAGAGCTTGGAGGAAAAGATAGAGAGCTCGTTCCTGCTTCGCCGCATCTTAAGAGCGAAGCATTAAGAATATTAGCTAAGAAAGCAAAGGAGAAAAATTTAGAATATAAAATTTCTTTTGAGGTAACGCATCACGGCCCTTTCCTCAGCACTCCAAGCTTTTTTATAGAAATAGGGAGTGATGAAAGTGCTTGGAAAGACGGAAGTGCTGGCGAAATTATTGCGAGCACTATTTTAGAGGCAGTTAGAAATAAGCAAAAATATCCAATTGCAGTAGGAGTGGGTGGCAGCCATTATGCACCTCGGTTTACAGAAGTAGCGCTAACCAAAAAAATTTCGTTTGCGCACCTTGTACCGAGCTATCAAATTGGTAATTTAAACGACGAAATGATTGACAAGCTTTTAAAAGTTTCAAGTGCTGAGGTAGTCTACTTCCATAGAAAAGCGCTTAATAAAGAGATCTATAGAAAACTAGAGGAAATATTTACTGAGAAAGGTATGAAAGTTGTAAGAGAAAAGGATTTGGAAGATTTATAG
- a CDS encoding 30S ribosomal protein S15 — MPLPFTRKKPLEHEKAKPAWQPLSVSEIEETTLKLAKEGITSAKIGVILRDQYGVGNVKSATGKSITEILRAKGLAPKIPEDLRALIKRAVATAKHVEKNPRDYHNKRGLTLIESKIRSLVKYYKKEQVLPQDWEYSIESARIFVE; from the coding sequence ATGCCGTTACCATTCACAAGGAAAAAACCTCTCGAACACGAGAAGGCCAAGCCAGCGTGGCAGCCGTTAAGCGTTAGTGAGATTGAAGAAACAACTCTTAAACTTGCAAAAGAAGGTATTACTAGCGCTAAAATTGGTGTTATTTTAAGAGATCAATATGGTGTTGGTAATGTGAAATCAGCTACTGGTAAAAGTATTACTGAGATTCTCAGAGCTAAAGGGTTAGCGCCCAAAATACCTGAAGATCTTAGAGCTCTCATCAAAAGAGCAGTAGCTACTGCTAAGCATGTTGAGAAAAATCCTAGGGATTACCATAACAAGCGCGGACTTACTCTAATAGAATCTAAGATTAGGAGTCTTGTAAAGTATTACAAGAAGGAGCAGGTGTTGCCACAGGACTGGGAGTATTCTATTGAGTCGGCTAGAATATTTGTAGAATAG
- a CDS encoding DHH family phosphoesterase, whose translation MFQRIKEVASLFSKDISAARIISHYDSDGTAAAGIICNLLLREKIKFQCTIVKDFSSDLIKKLLAEKSSSELAMFLDLGSSKIEEVEKLQAKYRTIIVLDHHFPEKESLVYHINPHLFGINGGDECCASCLAYLLAENRAESNYDLVGLALAGMVGDKQLPLRGINKQVIDKALEKKQLKIEKGLSLTEEEYSIEKFYKLSKTKERYLNSLFLIHALARDVDYEILERKFNRYYIAKYQIYAHELASILDACGRTDNASLGLAICLNKDFIAKGIELKTRYGEELRKEVLSLPTKIKTLGRVQYFRCNNPSLAGVVAGIGISYLLDKGKPVIAFSPSNGKLKISARGSKELIIKGLDLAAALKKSSEAVGGHGGGHAIAAGATIAEHKLNEFLKILAEIIERQLG comes from the coding sequence ATGTTCCAGAGAATCAAAGAAGTGGCAAGCCTCTTTTCAAAAGATATTAGCGCTGCTAGAATAATATCGCATTACGATAGCGATGGCACCGCTGCTGCAGGTATTATTTGCAATCTTTTGCTGAGAGAGAAGATAAAATTTCAATGCACCATAGTAAAAGATTTTTCATCCGACCTTATTAAAAAGCTACTGGCAGAGAAGTCTTCCAGCGAATTAGCTATGTTCTTAGATTTAGGTAGCAGCAAAATAGAAGAAGTTGAAAAGCTACAGGCTAAGTACAGAACTATAATTGTTTTGGACCATCATTTTCCTGAAAAGGAATCTTTAGTTTATCATATAAATCCGCATTTGTTCGGCATCAACGGTGGCGATGAATGCTGCGCTTCCTGTTTAGCCTATCTTTTAGCAGAAAACAGAGCAGAAAGTAATTATGATCTTGTTGGGCTAGCACTTGCAGGAATGGTCGGTGACAAGCAATTGCCGTTACGAGGTATTAACAAGCAAGTCATAGATAAAGCTTTAGAAAAAAAGCAACTAAAAATTGAGAAAGGTCTTAGCTTAACTGAAGAGGAATATTCAATTGAGAAATTTTACAAGTTATCGAAAACAAAAGAGCGCTACCTAAATTCGCTTTTTCTAATTCATGCACTTGCGCGAGATGTGGATTACGAAATTCTAGAGCGGAAATTTAATCGCTACTACATTGCTAAGTATCAGATTTACGCTCACGAACTTGCCTCTATACTAGATGCGTGCGGTAGAACTGACAACGCCTCTTTAGGACTTGCTATATGCCTAAATAAAGATTTTATTGCTAAAGGAATTGAGCTTAAAACTCGTTACGGGGAAGAGTTAAGAAAAGAAGTTTTGTCTCTACCAACTAAAATAAAAACTCTTGGTAGAGTCCAGTATTTTAGGTGCAATAATCCCAGTCTAGCTGGTGTAGTTGCAGGTATAGGTATAAGCTATCTACTTGACAAAGGCAAGCCTGTAATCGCATTTTCGCCAAGCAATGGTAAACTGAAAATTTCTGCTAGAGGTAGCAAAGAACTAATAATAAAAGGTCTTGATTTGGCAGCGGCATTGAAAAAATCGTCTGAAGCTGTTGGAGGTCATGGTGGCGGTCATGCAATTGCAGCTGGCGCCACAATAGCAGAGCATAAACTCAACGAGTTTTTGAAAATATTAGCTGAAATTATAGAAAGACAATTGGGCTGA